The following coding sequences lie in one Pungitius pungitius chromosome 18, fPunPun2.1, whole genome shotgun sequence genomic window:
- the kcnv2a gene encoding potassium voltage-gated channel subfamily V member 2: MLTHIRARSRSLFPGYKPGGQTQAAQDAADYLHFTNAFVKPWNSMQDLGRDIYDMYAEYESDEIEDQFPVSPPSQLLSPKKHFTLNINVGGTVYYLPYRLAAKYPKTRIGQLATYTDHSRKLDLCDDYVVQSNEFFFDRDPKIFHNIFNFYRTGVLCIKDDLCPRNFLEEINYWGVRIRNSQRCCRISFEERQDELNERLKIQSELIAELEMEENEVLFDGLAFGPTRRNIWNMMENPFSSITAKLMAVASSMFVLVSLVTMALNTVEEMQYKTASGQLSGRFYGESVESFCICFFTLEYLLRLVSTPELKCFARSVLNTVDLVAILPHYLQLILECFEDKDTHLHSGDIEAVSRVGKLGQVLRIMRLMRIFRILKLARHSTGLRAFGFTLRQCYQQVGCLLLFIAMGIFIFSAMVYTVEHDVYNTNFTSMPHAWWWAAVSISTVGYGDVIPETSLGRIFAFACISFGVILNGMPISILYNKFSDYYTKLKSHEYAAVCKARGKMHFTRRAAKRLAEYCEDAAQPRTSRLQRGRS, encoded by the exons ATGCTGACCCACATCAGAGCCCGCAGCAGGAGTTTGTTCCCGGGCTACAAGCCAGGAGGCCAGACTCAAGCCGCCCAAGATGCAGCCGACTATCTGCACTTCACCAACGCCTTTGTTAAGCCATGGAACTCCATGCAG GATCTGGGCAGAGACATCTACGACATGTATGCCGAGTACGAAAGCGACGAGATTGAAGATCAGTTCCCGGTGTCTCCCCCCTCCCAGCTGCTCTCCCCGAAAAAACACTTCACTCTCAACATCAACGTCGGAGGAACG gtgtACTACTTGCCCTACAGGTTAGCAGCCAAGTACCCGAAGACGCGCATCGGCCAGTTGGCCACGTACACGGACCACAGCAGGAAGCTGGACCTCTGTGACGACTACGTCGTCCAGAGCAATGAGTTCTTCTTCGACCGGGACCccaaaatcttccacaacatctTCAACTTCTACag GACCGGAGTGTTGTGCATTAAAGACGATCTGTGTCCGCGCAACTTCCTGGAGGAGATAAACTACTGGGGAGTCCGGATCAGAAACAGCCAACGCTGCTGCCGTATCTCCTTCGAAGAGAGGCAGGACGAGCTCAACGAGCGGCTGAAGATCCAGAGCGAGCTGATAGCAGAG ctggagatggaggagaacgaGGTGCTGTTTGATGGCTTGGCCTTCGGGCCGACCCGGAGGAACATCTGGAACATGATGGAGAACCctttctcctccatcaccgccaAGCTGATGGCGGTCGCCTCCTCCATGTTTGTGCTGGTCTCACTGGTCACCATGGCGCTCAACACTGTGGAGGAGATGCAGTACAAG ACGGCGTCGGGCCAACTCAGCGGCAGGTTCTACGGCGAGAGCGTGGAGTCGTTCTGCATCTGCTTCTTCACCCTGGAGTACCTGCTGCGCCTGGTTTCCACCCCCGAACTCAAGTGTTTTGCACGCAGCGTGCTGAACACGGTCGACCTGGTCGCCATCCTGCCGCACTACCTGCAGCTGATTCTGGAGTGCTTCGAGGACAAAGACACGCACCTGCACTCGGGGGACATCGAGGCCGTGTCACGTGTTGGAAAG CTGGGTCAGGTTCTAAGGATCATGCGTCTGATGCGGATCTTCCGGATCTTGAAGCTGGCTCGTCACTCAACAGGCCTCCGAGCCTTTGGCTTCACGCTGAGGCAGTGCTATCAGCAG GTGGGCTGTCTGCTGCTCTTCATCGCCATGGGCATCTTCATATTCTCCGCCATGGTGTACACCGTGGAGCACGACGTGTACAACACCAACTTCACCTCCATGCCGCACGCGTGGTGGTGGGCCGCC GTGAGTATTTCCACAGTGGGCTACGGCGACGTCATCCCCGAGACCAGCCTGGGCCGCATCTTCGCCTTCGCCTGCATCTCCTTCGGCGTCATCCTCAACGGGATGCCCATCTCCATCCTCTACAATAAGTTCTCAGACTACTACACCAAGCTCAAGTCCCACGAGTACGCCGCCGTCTGCAAGGCCCGCGGCAAGATGCACTTCACCAGGAGGGCAGCCAAGAGGCTGGCCGAGTACTGCGAGGACGCCGCTCAGCCGAGGACGTCCCGCCTGCAGCGCGGCAGGTCGTAG